Proteins encoded together in one Impatiens glandulifera chromosome 1, dImpGla2.1, whole genome shotgun sequence window:
- the LOC124920861 gene encoding aromatic aminotransferase ISS1, translated as MGSNGLLARRVIATEAPVMVQIQKVIRESKDAVSLAQGVVYWQPPKQALEKVKELIWEPSISRYGADEGLPELREALITKIRNENNLHKSSVMVTAGANQAFVNIVLTLCDPGDSVVMFAPYYFNAFMSFQMTGVTDIIVGPGDPDTLYPDAEWLERKLKESKPKLVTVVNPGNPSGTYIPQPLLMKISDICKNAGCWLVVDNTYEYFMYSGLKHSCVEGNHIVNIFSFSKAYGMMGWRVGYIAYPSGVEDFGAQLLKVQDNIPICAAIISQWLALYSLEMGPGWVTEQVKTLVKNRDIVLDALSPLGKDAVRGGEGAIYLWAKLPINEDVEDFEVVRWLARKHGVVVIPGSASGCPGHIRVSFGGLVEKDTRLAAGRLRKGLEELVKAGIVE; from the exons ATGGGTTCCAATGGATTGCTAGCAAGAAGGGTTATTGCTACAGAGGCGCCGGTAATGGTTCAG ATTCAGAAAGTGATCCGAGAATCTAAAGATGCTGTTTCTCTTGCTCAG GGTGTTGTGTATTGGCAACCACCAAAACAAGCTTTAGAGAAGGTTAAAGAACTCATTTGGGAGCCGTCTATCAGTCGCTATGGTGCCGATGAAGGCTTGCCTGAGCTCAGGGAGGCATTAATCACCAAG ATACGCAATGAAAACAATTTGCACAAATCTTCTGTAATGGTTACTGCAGGTGCAAATCAG GCTTTTGTGAACATAGTTCTTACATTATGCGATCCTGGAGATTCTGTCGTCATGTTTGCTCCCTACTATTTCAATGCGTTTATGTCATTTCAGATGACAGGAGTTACTGATATCATTGTTGGCCCTGGCGATCCCGATACACTTTACCCTGATGCAG AGTGGCTAGAACGGAAGTTGAAGGAAAGTAAGCCGAAGCTGGTTACTGTTGTTAATCCTGGGAATCCATCAGGGACATACATTCCTCAACCACTTCTAATG AAAATTTCCGATATCTGCAAAAATGCTGGCTGTTGGCTGGTTGTGGACAATACTTACGA GTACTTCATGTACAGCGGACTTAAGCATTCATGTGTGGAGGGAAATCACATTGTGAATATTTTCTCATTCTCCAAAGCTTATGGAATGATGGGTTGGCGAGTTGGATAT ATAGCCTACCCGTCGGGAGTAGAGGATTTTGGAGCTCAACTTCTGAAAGTCCAAGACAACATTCCAATTTGTGCTGCAATAATCTCCCAATGGCTGGCCTTATACTCGTTGGAGATGGGACCCGGGTGGGTAACCGAGCAGGTGAAGACTCTTGTGAAAAACAGGGACATTGTTCTAGATGCATTGTCTCCTCTTGGGAAGGATGCTGTTAGAGGAGGAGAAGGTGCAATTTACCTCTGGGCGAAACTACCCATTAATGAAGATGTGGAGGACTTTGAGGTGGTTCGCTGGCTGGCTAGGAAACATGGTGTGGTTGTGATCCCAGGAAGTGCATCTGGATGCCCGGGACACATTAGGGTCTCGTTTGGAGGATTGGTGGAGAAAGATACTCGTCTTGCTGCTGGTCGACTCAGAAAAGGGTTGGAAGAGCTCGTAAAGGCGGGAATAGTTGAATAG